In the genome of Drosophila pseudoobscura strain MV-25-SWS-2005 chromosome 3, UCI_Dpse_MV25, whole genome shotgun sequence, one region contains:
- the wech gene encoding protein wech — MMELLSNNSVPQQMASSNTASANGVASSTVNGSGSVSSNASNSSERLLAGILESFPAWDLNVGLLPNVGQSSPPRTDFFINNFLGGLDTHGDFSIGPIGSGPRSNPKMSPESSNNSSISCGWCEVSASIRCLECNEFMCNDCLREHRNSPLSSNHSIVSLPTPIGASPTGGSSTHAHTPPSSNFICDIHNEMLRYVCDYCRKLVCQCCTLHEHKEHSYASIQSFMVGSKEKLEGAIESSQVGTRCIKSSIDKALAFIRLIERNCSELSDNIRKAFRQFIIAIEDRERFLLDFVEKLRLRRLAILHDQMAGLKSALAGLSETSDMLSKVADNALSMDQIEIAMKLTNGQRQMEQFAGIYKDLQPKQEVFAFAPPDYSLLQDIRNQGGVILVDDKNLPIVTSTSGIVPSVSNVNAVTAASVGIGGVGAGVSVGVNPIGVGGGVGVGVGVGGGVGVGGGVGPGNGMDLAFGIGSIANNPLSVASSNVRRPLLRDNSFRIPSPIMQPRGGSACGMSSAALDWELNGLRSSPGLHFSAPRTTQAIPGCMDLVKVRNSNSLSLSFATEGHEDGQVSRPWGLCVDKMGHVLVSDRRNNRVQVFNPDGSLKFKFGRKGVGNGEFDLPAGICVDVDNRIIVVDKDNHRVQIFTASGVFLLKFGSYGKEYGQFQYPWDVAVNSRRQIVVTDSRNHRIQQFDSEGRFIRQIVFDNHGQTKGIASPRGVCYTPTGNIIVSDFDNHCLYLIDPDINDILSVKGHEGSGFHEFNRPSGLCCDDEGRIIVADSKNQRILVFNQNLDFMWDIEVRPSINPLMPPTLDEKDRTCDVAMMPDGRIVFLIELSPDSKEGSNPYKRFVHVF, encoded by the exons ATGATGGAACTCTTGTCAAACAATTCGGTTCCGCAACAAATGGCTAGCAGCAATACGGCCAGCGCCAACGGAGTTGCCTCCTCGACTGtcaatggcagcggcagtgtAAGCAGCAACGCCAGCAACTCCTCCGAGCGCCTCCTGGCAGGCATACTGGAGTCCTTCCCCGCCTGGGACCTCAATGTCGGACTGCTGCCCAATGTGGGACAGAG CTCCCCACCACGCACGGACTTCTTTATCAATAACTTTCTTGGCGGACTGGACACACATGGCGACTTCAGCATCGGACCCATTGGAAGCGGGCCGCGCAGCAACCCAAAGATGTCTCCAGAGTCTTCCAACAACTCGAGCATCAGCTGCGGCTGGTGCGAGGTGAGCGCCTCCATACGCTGCCTCGAGTGCAACGAGTTCATGTGCAACGACTGCCTGAGGGAGCACCGCAACAGTCCGCTCTCCTCGAACCACTCGATCGTGTCGCTGCCGACGCCCATCGGGGCCTCGCCCACAGGCGGCAGCTCGACCCACGCCCACACGCCGCCCAGCTCCAACTTCATCTGCGACATTCACAACGAGATGCTGCGCTACGTGTGCGACTACTGCCGCAAGCTGGTGTGCCAGTGCTGCACTCTGCACGAGCACAAGGAGCACAGCTACGCATCCATTCAgagtttcatggtcggctccAAGGAGAAGCTGGAGGGCGCCATCGAAAGCAGCCAAGTGGGGACGCGCTGCATCAAGAGCAGCATTGACAAGGCCCTGGCATTCATCCGTCTCATCGAACGCAACTGCAGCGAACTGAGCGACAACATACGGAAGGCCTTCCGTCAGTTCATCATTGCCATCGAGGACCGCGAGCGCTTTCTGCTCGACTTTGTGGAGAAGCTGCGATTGCGCCGCCTGGCCATTCTCCACGACCAGATGGCGGGACTTAAGTCCGCTCTGGCCGGCCTTTCCGAGACCTCCGATATGCTCAGTAAAGTGGCGGACAACGCATTGAGCATGGACCAGATAGAGATCGCGATGAAGCTCACCAACGGACAGCGCCAGATGGAGCAGTTCGCCGGCATCTACAAGGACCTGCAGCCCAAGCAGGAGGTCTTTGCCTTTGCGCCACCCGACTACAGTCTTCTGCAGGATATCCGAAACCAGGGAGGCGTCATACTTGTCGACGATAAGAACCTGCCCATCGTCACAAGCACGAGCGGCATCGTACCCAGCGTCTCCAATGTGAATGCCGTCACTGCCGCCTCCGTGGGAATCGGAGGAGTCGGAGCTGGTGTTAGTGTAGGTGTCAATCCAATCGGTGTCGGTGGTGGTGTCGGTGtaggtgtcggtgtcggtggcggtgtcggtgtcggtggcgGTGTAGGTCCTGGCAATGGAATGGACTTGGCCTTTGGCATCGGCAGCATTGCCAACAATCCCCTGAGCGTAGCATCCTCGAACGTGCGTCGGCCATTGCTGCGGGACAATAGCTTCCGCATACCGTCGCCCATAATGCAGCCCCGTGGCGGCAGCGCCTGCGGCATGTCGAGCGCAGCCCTGGACTGGGAATTGAACGGACTGCGAAGCTCCCCAGGCCTTCACTTCAGCGCCCCTCGGACGACGCAGGCGATTCCTGGCTGTATGGATCTGGTGAAGGTGCGCAACTCCaattcgctgtcgctgtcgtttgCCACCGAAGGCCACGAGGATGGGCAGGTGAGCCGACCGTGGGGCCTGTGCGTAGACAAGATGGGCCATGTTTTGGTCTCGGATCGGCGCAACAACCGTGTGCAGGTCTTCAATCCAGACGGCTCGCTCAAGTTTAAGTTCGGTCGCAAGGGCGTGGGCAACGGGGAGTTCGATCTGCCAGCCGGCATCTGTGTGGACGTGGACAATCGCATCATTGTGGTGGACAAAGACAACCATCGCGTGCAGATCTTCACGGCCAGCGGCGTCTTCCTGCTCAAGTTCGGCAGCTATGGCAAGGAGTACGGCCAGTTCCAGTATCCGTGGGATGTGGCAGTAAACTCGCGTCGCCAGATTGTGGTCACCGATTCGCGCAACCATCGCATCCAGCAGTTCGATTCCGAGGGACGTTTCATACGCCAGATTGTGTTCGACAACCATGGCCAGACTAAGGGCATCGCCTCGCCCCGCGGTGTCTGCTATACGCCCACGGGGAACATCATTGTCTCCGACTTTGACAACCATTGCCTCTATCTAATCGATCCTGACATTAACGAC ATTCTGTCCGTGAAGGGACATGAGGGCTCGGGCTTCCATGAGTTCAATAGGCCCTCGGGCCTGTGCTGTGACGACGAGGGCCGCATTATAGTGGCCGATTCCAAGAATCAACGCATCCTGGTCTTCAATCAAAATCTTGACTTTATGTGGGAT ATCGAAGTGCGACCCTCCATCAATCCGCTAATGCCACCGACGCTGGACGAGAAGGATCGAACCTGCGATGTGGCCATGATGCCAGACGGCCGCATCGTATTCCTCATAGAACTGTCGCCAGACTCCAAAGAAGGGTCTAACCCTTACAAGCGGTTTGTGCACGTATTCTAA